One window of Prionailurus bengalensis isolate Pbe53 chromosome B1, Fcat_Pben_1.1_paternal_pri, whole genome shotgun sequence genomic DNA carries:
- the SLC25A4 gene encoding ADP/ATP translocase 1 translates to MTDHALSFLKDFLAGGVAAAVSKTAVAPIERVKLLLQVQHASKQISAEKQYKGIIDCVVRIPKEQGFLSFWRGNLANVIRYFPTQALNFAFKDKYKQIFLGGVDRHKQFWRYFAGNLASGGAAGATSLCFVYPLDFARTRLAADVGKGAAQREFSGLGDCLTKIFKSDGLKGLYQGFSVSVQGIIIYRAAYFGVYDTAKGMLPDPKNVHIIVSWMIAQSVTAVAGLVSYPFDTVRRRMMMQSGRKGADIMYTGTVDCWRKIAKDEGAKAFFKGAWSNVLRGMGGAFVLVLYDEIKKYV, encoded by the exons ATGACTGATCACGCCTTGAGCTTCCTGAAGGATTTCCTGGCCGGCGGCGTCGCCGCTGCCGTGTCCAAGACCGCGGTCGCCCCAATCGAGAGGGTCAAACTGCTGCTGCAG gTCCAGCATGCCAGCAAACAGATCAGTGCTGAGAAGCAGTACAAAGGGATCATTGATTGTGTGGTGAGAATCCCCAAGGAGCAGggctttctctccttctggagGGGTAACCTGGCCAACGTGATCCGTTACTTCCCCACCCAAGCTCTCAACTTCGCCTTCAAGGACAAGTACAAGCAGATCTTCCTGGGGGGCGTGGACCGGCATAAGCAATTCTGGCGCTACTTTGCCGGTAACCTGGCTTCCGGTGGGGCAGCTGGGGCCACCTCCCTCTGCTTTGTCTACCCGCTGGACTTTGCTAGGACCAGGTTGGCTGCCGACGTGGGCAAGGGTGCTGCCCAGCGTGAGTTCAGTGGTCTGGGCGACTGTCTCACCAAGATCTTCAAGTCTGATGGCCTGAAGGGTCTCTACCAGGGTTTCAGCGTCTCTGTCCAGGGCATCATTATCTACAGAGCTGCCTACTTTGGAGTTTATGATACTGCCAAGG GGATGTTGCCTGACCCCAAGAATGTGCACATTATTGTGAGCTGGATGATTGCCCAGAGCGTGACAGCGGTCGCGGGGCTGGTGTCCTACCCCTTTGACACTGTCCGCCGTAGGATGATGATGCAGTCTGGCCGGAAAGGGG CGGATATTATGTACACTGGGACGGTGGACTGCTGGAGGAAGATTGCAAAAGATGAGGGAGCCAAGGCTTTCTTCAAAGGTGCCTGGTCCAATGTGTTGAGAGGCATGGGCGGAGCTTTCGTATTGGTATTGTATGATGAGATCAAAAAATACGTCTAA